A DNA window from Anastrepha obliqua isolate idAnaObli1 chromosome 5, idAnaObli1_1.0, whole genome shotgun sequence contains the following coding sequences:
- the LOC129248638 gene encoding very-long-chain (3R)-3-hydroxyacyl-CoA dehydratase, translating to MVNMKNQINEIPENNYSASENEKCKSGFISHTLHPLVYWAQTKEKISLKVDIKDSEPPVVNLTPNLFTFSSKGYGARGFNDYTFELHFYAAVNEESCTYRVFDNKVEFFIKKNDVTWWPRLISTLRKPHWLKIDFERWRTDDETIENEKPCNAMEGNPEKEFGYIKERAKQAYMLLYNFAQFIGYLYILSAMSVMYYRNGMKSIPKAYESVGDAMKFCQLLQYLEVLHPIFGYTKGGALIPFFQVTGRNFILFAMLELEPRMQTKPVVFYVFGIWSCIEIVRYPYYITQILKYEIGILTWLRYTLWIPLYPMGILCEGIIILRNLPYFEETKKMSVEMPNKWNFIFDMTGFMKIYLMLLILPGTYLVMSHMARTRAKKLNGKPARSYCD from the exons ATGGTTAAcatgaaaaatcaaatcaacGAGATACCAGAAAACAATTATTCTGCTAGCGAAAATGAAAAGTGCAAATCCGGCTTTATTTCACATACTCTTCATCCTTTAGTGTATTGGGCACAGACAAAAGAGAAGATATCCCTAAAAGTGGACATAAAAGACTCAGAG CCACCTGTGGTCAATCTCACGCCAaacttatttacattttcttccaaAGGCTATGGTGCCCGTGGTTTCAATGATTACACATTCGAATTACACTTTTATGCTGCTGTCAACGAAGAG AGCTGCACCTATCGAGTTTTTGATAACAAAGTTGAgttcttcattaaaaaaaatgatgttaCTTGGTGGCCTCGTTTAATTTCAACTCTTCGGAAACCACATTGGCTGAAAATAGATTTTGAGCGTTGGCGGACTGATGATGAAACGATTGAGAACGAAAAGCCATGCAATGCCATGGAAGGCAATCCTGAAAAAGAGTTTGGATACATAAAAG AACGTGCTAAACAAGCATATATGTTGCTTTACAACTTTGCCCAGTTTATCGGATATTTATACATTCTCAGCGCGATGAGTGTGATGTATTACCGCAATGGTATGAAATCAATTCCGAAAGCATACGAATCTGTAGGCGACGCAATGAAATTTTGCCAACTGCTGCAGTATCTTGAAGTACTTCATCCCATTTTCGGATACACAAAAGGTGGTGCATTGATACCATTCTTCCAAGTTACGGGTCGGAATTTTATACTATTTGCTATGCTAGAGTTAGAGCCTCGCATGCAGACAAAGCCagtagttttttatgtttttgggaTTTGGTCATGCATTGAAATAGTTCG GTACCCATACTATataacacaaattttgaaatacgAAATAGGTATACTCACCTGGTTGCGATACACTCTTTGGATACCGCTGTACCCTATGGGAATACTCTGCGAAGGCATTATAATTCTACGTAATCTACCCTACTTTGAGGAAACGAAAAAGATGTCAGTTGAAATGCCAAACAAATGgaacttcatttttgacatgACTGGTTTTATGAAAATCTATTTAATGTTATTAATATTACCGGGAACTTATTTGGTTATGTCACA